One window of Perca fluviatilis chromosome 12, GENO_Pfluv_1.0, whole genome shotgun sequence genomic DNA carries:
- the si:dkey-229b18.3 gene encoding uncharacterized protein si:dkey-229b18.3 isoform X2, with protein sequence MAGECTHTNAHYGNSETFCPSKPCSDAARERAREMESAGNSKGRGLPAQWSSNFETIDGLLYRKKLEKGFINYREVLDEERRHEALNTFHRRRLGQRHLSLEETYKCVAENYWWEGMYFEIRDFVLGCLECKSQRTMNIKELGGRGCVTKTMVSHSADMLSKLRSQREAGLFCDITLRTNGRSYSAHRAVLAAVSDHFQEIFTEMDSSMKADIDLTGFSEDSLLSLLDFSYSSTLCVRQEDLPEVIAMARHLGMWPAVEACSALMKEQEQKLHPGKAFTSAGAGACHERHRQQREGKRKRVLGLEDSMDDGFSLMLDASDESLEGSPRHSLRRTPKAQGHNGLPLSPSHRMKLMDFKSPSSKKATAPRHTIATPQSQTYSRVSPSNTRLLRSSPGAAKKVQRSLSMPESPRRNRKPPSRVTKMAVCSPVRVKQEVEEVGEDERDYARAQEKYKLMNVLGLQRTALLPRPEDLIGWRQKKRLRKLKANNYSLTKRRKPRSTSPGLPYGAVTLSLPLCNPINTHLLSKSVKTKPLGPVSRDLMTAKRPKTVPRHVPPSDRSMRSKGLLPDLFQPASRPPFGGRELRRSVRKGDGVHLPTQRPLRGNINKTLVRSAVRIKSEPTEYSISGFPLSSNNRCGHTPHKSPPSHRTRAGSKVPVEAVKTLRYNISRPATKTKLRRGFTREVEKTKCLPREQGRKVGLIDPRPRVKANEPGGLQVSEHAPPPSIYNHPLYKVIKEEPADPLPVGGPFPDLPSPDLGKRQSKPPIKLLDSGFLFSFCRPAGGPMAGLKKEEESVDICLTRSVSQVGEKFGAEESPHRALRARGPPTLPVVKKEREERSVSQSKVQRLRPNSRNGPLPLAKSAGSKAARTTPKQCKLRLSSRSCVMLDAVRRARLKQLRGPRSQVPKVPKACHACVQCSASYKDCDALIMHRLRHIEGKHWPCLLCSKTFFRLSNVRNHIRTHDPKLYKCRSCIAAGS encoded by the exons ATGGCCGGCGAGTGCACCCACACCAATGCTCATTACGGGAACTCAGAGACGTTTTGTCCGTCCAAACCCTGCTCGGATGCAGCcagagagagagccagagagatGGAGTCAGCCGGGAACTCGAAAGGGCGTGGACTTCCAGCACAGTGGTCGTCCAACTTCGAGACGATAGACGGGCTGTTGTACCGCAAGAAGTTGGAAAAGGGCTTCATCAACTACCGGGAGGTTTTGGATGAGGAACGGAGACATGAGGCCCTCAACACCTTTCACCGGCGGAGGCTCGGCCAGCGCCACCTCTCCCTGGAGGAGACTTACAAATGCGTGGCTGAAAACTACTGGTGGGAAG GGATGTACTTTGAGATCAGAGATTTTGTCCTGGGCTGTCTAGAGTGTAAGAGCCAGCGCACCATGAACATAAAG GAGCTGGGTGGCAGAGGATGTGTCACAAAGACGATGGTGTCCCACAGCGCCGACATGCTGAGCAAGCTGAGGAGTCAGCGAGAGGCGGGCCTGTTCTGTGACATTACACTGCGGACGAACGGGCGATCCTACTCTGCCCACAGAGCTGTCCTGGCGGCTGTCAGCGATCACTTCCAGGAAATCTTCACAGAAATGGACTCGAGCATGAAAGCAGACATAGATCTCACTG GTTTTAGCGAGGACAGCCTTTTGTCTCTGCTGGATTTTTCCTACTCCTCCACTCTGTGTGTTCGCCAGGAGGACCTACCTGAAGTCATCGCCATGGCCCGCCACCTGGGCATGTGGCCTGCAGTGGAAGCCTGCTCCGCTCTCATGAAagagcaggagcagaaactccATCCTGGCAAGGCCTTTACCTCAGCCGGTGCTGGTGCGTGTCATGAGCGTCACCGGCAGCAGAGGGAAGGCAAAAGGAAAAGGGTTTTGGGATTAGAGGACAGTATGGACGACGGCTTCAGTTTAATGCTGGATGCATCGGATGAGTCTTTAGAAGGAAGTCCAAGGCACAGTTTGCGCCGGACACCGAAAGCCCAAGGCCATAATGGTCTCCCTCTGAGCCCCTCACATAGGATGAAGCTTATGGACTTCAAATCTCCCTCTTCAAAAAAAGCTACTGCACCTCGACACACTATAGCCACCCCACAGTCACAGACTTACTCGCGCGTATCGCCATCAAACACCCGTCTTCTCCGCTCCTCTCCTGGGGCAGCCAAGAAGGTTCAGAGATCGCTCTCCATGCCAGAGAGCCCTCGACGAAACCGAAAACCTCCCTCTAGGGTTACAAAGATGGCCGTGTGCAGCCCTGTGAGGGTAAAGCAGGAAGTAGAGGAGGTTGGAGAGGATGAACGGGATTATGCGAGAGCACAGGAGAAGTACAAGCTGATGAATGTTCTTGGGTTACAGAGGACCGCCCTACTCCCCAGACCAGaagatctgattggctggagaCAAAAGAAACGACTGAGAAAGCTGAAGGCCAACAACTATTCGCTGACAAAGCGCCGAAAACCACGCTCCACCTCCCCAGGACTACCATATGGTGCTGTGACACTGTCACTTCCCCTCTGTAACCCCATTAACACTCACCTCCTCAGCAAGTCGGTAAAGACCAAGCCTCTGGGTCCAGTCAGCAGAGATCTGATGACCGCAAAGAGGCCAAAGACCGTCCCGCGACATGTCCCTCCAAGTGACAGGAGCATGCGAAGcaaaggtttgttaccagacctCTTTCAGCCTGCATCCAGGCCTCCCTTCGGGGGGAGGGAACTCAGACGGTCCGTGAGGAAGGGTGACGGTGTCCATCTTCCTACCCAGCGGCCTCTGCGAGGCAACATCAACAAAACTCTAGTAAGAAGCGCAGTCAGGATTAAGTCCGAACCAACTGAATACTCCATCTCAGGTTTCCCTCTTTCATCGAACAATCGCTGTGGCCACACGCCTCACAAATCGCCACCTTCGCACAGGACACGGGCCGGAAGTAAGGTCCCTGTAGAGGCGGTCAAAACGCTGCGGTACAACATCAGCCGGCCAGCCACAAAGACCAAGCTTAGGCGGGGCTTCACAAGGGAGGTGGAGAAGACAAAGTGTCTGCCCAGAGAGCAGGGGAGGAAGGTGGGGCTCATTGACCCTAGACCGAGGGTGAAGGCTAATGAACCTGGGGGGCTCCAGGTTTCAGAGCACGCACCTCCACCGTCCATCTACAATCACCCTCTGTACAAAGTCATCAAAGAGGAGCCAGCAGATCCCTTGCCAGTTGGAGGACCTTTCCCTGATCTTCCCTCACCAGACCTGGGCAAGCGCCAGAGCAAGCCCCCCATCAAATTACTGGACTCAGGCTTTTTGTTCAGCTTCTGTCGGCCAGCAGGAGGGCCGATGGCAGGActgaagaaagaggaggagagcgTGGATATCTGCTTAACGCGCTCTGTGTCACAAGTTGGTGAGAAATTTGGAGCTGAGGAGTCCCCCCACAGGGCACTGAGAGCCAGAGGCCCCCCCACCCTGCCTGTGGtgaagaaggagagggaggagaggagcgtGAGCCAAAGCAAGGTTCAGAGACTCAGGCCAAACTCCCGAAACGGCCCTCTTCCCCTGGCCAAATCTGCCGGGTCAAAGGCCGCACGGACCACGCCAAAG CAATGTAAACTCCGACTGAGCAGCAGGAGCTGTGTAATGCTGGATGCTGTACGTCGGGCAAGGCTAAAGCAGCTTCGAGGGCCTCGTAGTCAAGTCCCCAAAGTCCCAAAGGCGTGCCATGCCTGTGTGCAGTGCTCCGCCTCCTACAAGGACTGCGATGCTCTAATCATGCATCGCCTCAGGCACATCGAGGGCAAGCACTGGCCATGTCTG CTCTGCAGCAAGACGTTCTTTCGACTGAGTAACGTACGGAACCACATCCGCACCCATGACCCCAAGTTGTACAAATGTCGGAGCTGCATTGCTGCTGGTTCCTGA
- the si:dkey-229b18.3 gene encoding uncharacterized protein si:dkey-229b18.3 isoform X1 — MAGECTHTNAHYGNSETFCPSKPCSDAARERAREMESAGNSKGRGLPAQWSSNFETIDGLLYRKKLEKGFINYREVLDEERRHEALNTFHRRRLGQRHLSLEETYKCVAENYWWEGMYFEIRDFVLGCLECKSQRTMNIKELGGRGCVTKTMVSHSADMLSKLRSQREAGLFCDITLRTNGRSYSAHRAVLAAVSDHFQEIFTEMDSSMKADIDLTGFSEDSLLSLLDFSYSSTLCVRQEDLPEVIAMARHLGMWPAVEACSALMKEQEQKLHPGKAFTSAGAGACHERHRQQREGKRKRVLGLEDSMDDGFSLMLDASDESLEGSPRHSLRRTPKAQGHNGLPLSPSHRMKLMDFKSPSSKKATAPRHTIATPQSQTYSRVSPSNTRLLRSSPGAAKKVQRSLSMPESPRRNRKPPSRVTKMAVCSPVRVKQEVEEVGEDERDYARAQEKYKLMNVLGLQRTALLPRPEDLIGWRQKKRLRKLKANNYSLTKRRKPRSTSPGLPYGAVTLSLPLCNPINTHLLSKSVKTKPLGPVSRDLMTAKRPKTVPRHVPPSDRSMRSKGLLPDLFQPASRPPFGGRELRRSVRKGDGVHLPTQRPLRGNINKTLVRSAVRIKSEPTEYSISGFPLSSNNRCGHTPHKSPPSHRTRAGSKVPVEAVKTLRYNISRPATKTKLRRGFTREVEKTKCLPREQGRKVGLIDPRPRVKANEPGGLQVSEHAPPPSIYNHPLYKVIKEEPADPLPVGGPFPDLPSPDLGKRQSKPPIKLLDSGFLFSFCRPAGGPMAGLKKEEESVDICLTRSVSQVGEKFGAEESPHRALRARGPPTLPVVKKEREERSVSQSKVQRLRPNSRNGPLPLAKSAGSKAARTTPKQQCKLRLSSRSCVMLDAVRRARLKQLRGPRSQVPKVPKACHACVQCSASYKDCDALIMHRLRHIEGKHWPCLLCSKTFFRLSNVRNHIRTHDPKLYKCRSCIAAGS; from the exons ATGGCCGGCGAGTGCACCCACACCAATGCTCATTACGGGAACTCAGAGACGTTTTGTCCGTCCAAACCCTGCTCGGATGCAGCcagagagagagccagagagatGGAGTCAGCCGGGAACTCGAAAGGGCGTGGACTTCCAGCACAGTGGTCGTCCAACTTCGAGACGATAGACGGGCTGTTGTACCGCAAGAAGTTGGAAAAGGGCTTCATCAACTACCGGGAGGTTTTGGATGAGGAACGGAGACATGAGGCCCTCAACACCTTTCACCGGCGGAGGCTCGGCCAGCGCCACCTCTCCCTGGAGGAGACTTACAAATGCGTGGCTGAAAACTACTGGTGGGAAG GGATGTACTTTGAGATCAGAGATTTTGTCCTGGGCTGTCTAGAGTGTAAGAGCCAGCGCACCATGAACATAAAG GAGCTGGGTGGCAGAGGATGTGTCACAAAGACGATGGTGTCCCACAGCGCCGACATGCTGAGCAAGCTGAGGAGTCAGCGAGAGGCGGGCCTGTTCTGTGACATTACACTGCGGACGAACGGGCGATCCTACTCTGCCCACAGAGCTGTCCTGGCGGCTGTCAGCGATCACTTCCAGGAAATCTTCACAGAAATGGACTCGAGCATGAAAGCAGACATAGATCTCACTG GTTTTAGCGAGGACAGCCTTTTGTCTCTGCTGGATTTTTCCTACTCCTCCACTCTGTGTGTTCGCCAGGAGGACCTACCTGAAGTCATCGCCATGGCCCGCCACCTGGGCATGTGGCCTGCAGTGGAAGCCTGCTCCGCTCTCATGAAagagcaggagcagaaactccATCCTGGCAAGGCCTTTACCTCAGCCGGTGCTGGTGCGTGTCATGAGCGTCACCGGCAGCAGAGGGAAGGCAAAAGGAAAAGGGTTTTGGGATTAGAGGACAGTATGGACGACGGCTTCAGTTTAATGCTGGATGCATCGGATGAGTCTTTAGAAGGAAGTCCAAGGCACAGTTTGCGCCGGACACCGAAAGCCCAAGGCCATAATGGTCTCCCTCTGAGCCCCTCACATAGGATGAAGCTTATGGACTTCAAATCTCCCTCTTCAAAAAAAGCTACTGCACCTCGACACACTATAGCCACCCCACAGTCACAGACTTACTCGCGCGTATCGCCATCAAACACCCGTCTTCTCCGCTCCTCTCCTGGGGCAGCCAAGAAGGTTCAGAGATCGCTCTCCATGCCAGAGAGCCCTCGACGAAACCGAAAACCTCCCTCTAGGGTTACAAAGATGGCCGTGTGCAGCCCTGTGAGGGTAAAGCAGGAAGTAGAGGAGGTTGGAGAGGATGAACGGGATTATGCGAGAGCACAGGAGAAGTACAAGCTGATGAATGTTCTTGGGTTACAGAGGACCGCCCTACTCCCCAGACCAGaagatctgattggctggagaCAAAAGAAACGACTGAGAAAGCTGAAGGCCAACAACTATTCGCTGACAAAGCGCCGAAAACCACGCTCCACCTCCCCAGGACTACCATATGGTGCTGTGACACTGTCACTTCCCCTCTGTAACCCCATTAACACTCACCTCCTCAGCAAGTCGGTAAAGACCAAGCCTCTGGGTCCAGTCAGCAGAGATCTGATGACCGCAAAGAGGCCAAAGACCGTCCCGCGACATGTCCCTCCAAGTGACAGGAGCATGCGAAGcaaaggtttgttaccagacctCTTTCAGCCTGCATCCAGGCCTCCCTTCGGGGGGAGGGAACTCAGACGGTCCGTGAGGAAGGGTGACGGTGTCCATCTTCCTACCCAGCGGCCTCTGCGAGGCAACATCAACAAAACTCTAGTAAGAAGCGCAGTCAGGATTAAGTCCGAACCAACTGAATACTCCATCTCAGGTTTCCCTCTTTCATCGAACAATCGCTGTGGCCACACGCCTCACAAATCGCCACCTTCGCACAGGACACGGGCCGGAAGTAAGGTCCCTGTAGAGGCGGTCAAAACGCTGCGGTACAACATCAGCCGGCCAGCCACAAAGACCAAGCTTAGGCGGGGCTTCACAAGGGAGGTGGAGAAGACAAAGTGTCTGCCCAGAGAGCAGGGGAGGAAGGTGGGGCTCATTGACCCTAGACCGAGGGTGAAGGCTAATGAACCTGGGGGGCTCCAGGTTTCAGAGCACGCACCTCCACCGTCCATCTACAATCACCCTCTGTACAAAGTCATCAAAGAGGAGCCAGCAGATCCCTTGCCAGTTGGAGGACCTTTCCCTGATCTTCCCTCACCAGACCTGGGCAAGCGCCAGAGCAAGCCCCCCATCAAATTACTGGACTCAGGCTTTTTGTTCAGCTTCTGTCGGCCAGCAGGAGGGCCGATGGCAGGActgaagaaagaggaggagagcgTGGATATCTGCTTAACGCGCTCTGTGTCACAAGTTGGTGAGAAATTTGGAGCTGAGGAGTCCCCCCACAGGGCACTGAGAGCCAGAGGCCCCCCCACCCTGCCTGTGGtgaagaaggagagggaggagaggagcgtGAGCCAAAGCAAGGTTCAGAGACTCAGGCCAAACTCCCGAAACGGCCCTCTTCCCCTGGCCAAATCTGCCGGGTCAAAGGCCGCACGGACCACGCCAAAG CAGCAATGTAAACTCCGACTGAGCAGCAGGAGCTGTGTAATGCTGGATGCTGTACGTCGGGCAAGGCTAAAGCAGCTTCGAGGGCCTCGTAGTCAAGTCCCCAAAGTCCCAAAGGCGTGCCATGCCTGTGTGCAGTGCTCCGCCTCCTACAAGGACTGCGATGCTCTAATCATGCATCGCCTCAGGCACATCGAGGGCAAGCACTGGCCATGTCTG CTCTGCAGCAAGACGTTCTTTCGACTGAGTAACGTACGGAACCACATCCGCACCCATGACCCCAAGTTGTACAAATGTCGGAGCTGCATTGCTGCTGGTTCCTGA